A genome region from Penaeus chinensis breed Huanghai No. 1 chromosome 22, ASM1920278v2, whole genome shotgun sequence includes the following:
- the LOC125036942 gene encoding uncharacterized protein LOC125036942 has translation MAKEARGFVRIFNFSSFMNRSYLNYDARIMSDVFDNMGYMCKTHSSLTAQRTKEVLKNIRDADVLKGVGCAIFVISGYGAQKRSQTFDLHLIHNTSEVTTNSANQTPKTLRLADPLNDMAYIPSNNNGLNCVPNGKGTSFNWCLCRTLADHAADQELGDLYR, from the exons ATGGCCAAAGAGGCACGAGGCTTTGTTCGCATCTTCAACTTCAGTTCTTTTATGAACAGATCCTACCTGAACTACGATGCTCGCATTATGTCAGATGTGTTTGATAACATGGGATACATGTGTAAAACGCACTCGTCACTCACGGCTCAGCGAACCAAGGAAGTCCTGAAGAATATTAGGGATGCAGATGTGTTAAAGGGCGTCGGATGTGCTATATTTGTCATATCTGGCTATGGTG CTCAGAAACGATCCCAAACTTTTGACCTTCATCTTATACACAACACGAGTGAAGTCACCACGAACTCAGCCAACCAAACTCCGAAAACGCTGAGACTGGCAGATCCTCTCAACGACATGGCTTATATACCTTCCAACAACAATGGTCTCAATTGCGTCCCGAATGGGAAAGGAACTTCCTTCAACTGGTGTTTGTGTCGCACGCTGGCAGACCATGCTGCTGATCAGGAACTTGGTGATCTCTACAGATAA